A part of Nitrospiraceae bacterium genomic DNA contains:
- a CDS encoding PAS domain S-box protein produces MFSFESLINSISETIIVFDNKGIIIFVNRAGEEFFRKSMKEMSGHKFSRLFPDEKIISVLISKTISEERPFSGKGEEIKIGRIVNVDFNLSPFFISDENIGAVISLKENLVVVEREDYQFESLVYLLGTIAHEIKNPLGGIKGAAQLLQSHVKSASTSEHINLIIKETDRLNIVLKNYLTLCRKPQFHSVNIHEVIEKALSILEAPLNKKKIAVSRIYDPSIPKVSGDEEKLLQVFLNMIKNALEATKSKGELSFATKVSTEYVRENGKTKRWAVITIKDTGEGIEPEEIQKIFLPFYTKRRDGTGLGLALSKKIILDHKGFIRVKSQPGKGTTFNIYIPFEKKKQANIR; encoded by the coding sequence ATGTTTTCTTTTGAGTCCCTTATAAACAGTATTTCTGAGACGATTATTGTCTTTGACAACAAAGGCATAATAATTTTTGTAAACAGGGCTGGCGAAGAGTTTTTCAGAAAAAGCATGAAAGAGATGTCAGGACATAAATTTAGCAGGCTTTTCCCTGATGAAAAGATAATATCAGTACTTATCAGCAAAACAATATCAGAAGAAAGACCTTTCAGCGGCAAGGGAGAGGAGATAAAGATCGGTCGTATTGTAAATGTGGATTTTAATCTCTCGCCATTTTTTATCTCAGATGAGAATATAGGCGCTGTTATTTCTTTGAAAGAAAACCTCGTGGTTGTCGAAAGAGAAGATTATCAGTTCGAATCTCTTGTTTATCTCTTGGGAACAATTGCGCACGAAATAAAAAATCCATTAGGAGGCATAAAAGGCGCAGCACAGCTCCTCCAATCGCATGTAAAATCTGCAAGCACATCAGAACATATAAACCTGATAATAAAAGAGACTGATAGACTTAATATTGTTCTGAAAAATTATCTTACCCTATGCAGAAAGCCGCAGTTTCATTCAGTGAATATACACGAAGTAATCGAAAAGGCACTTTCAATCCTAGAAGCGCCCTTAAATAAAAAAAAGATTGCAGTCAGCAGGATTTATGACCCCAGCATCCCAAAGGTTTCCGGAGATGAGGAAAAACTTTTGCAGGTTTTCCTGAATATGATTAAGAATGCTCTCGAGGCAACGAAGAGCAAGGGAGAACTTTCATTTGCCACAAAGGTCTCTACTGAATATGTCCGAGAAAACGGGAAAACAAAGCGCTGGGCTGTTATAACAATTAAAGATACAGGTGAAGGGATTGAACCTGAGGAAATCCAAAAAATATTTCTGCCTTTTTATACAAAAAGGAGGGATGGTACAGGATTAGGGCTTGCGCTCTCAAAAAAAATCATACTCGACCATAAAGGATTCATAAGGGTCAAAAGCCAGCCCGGCAAGGGCACAACATTCAATATTTATATCCCCTTTGAGAAGAAAAAACAGGCAAACATCCGATAA
- a CDS encoding sigma-54 dependent transcriptional regulator: MKKEVIIIDDDESISWVIVKALEPIGYKIISHTRLNPGLKAVKDDHQVVLLDLMLPDGNGLDGLRQIKAAHPDTAVIMITAHGKMESTIDAMKEGAYDYIEKPFDIEELKIVVDRAFKDIYLREELKELKETAAESDALNIIGSSEKMLKVFKEIGRVAAKDITVLITGESGTGKELVAKAIHHNSHRNKGPFIAINSASMPKDLMEAELFGWEKGAFTGAKDKHTGKIEAADKGTLFLDEISELDINLQAKLLRFLQDQEFSPLGSNKVIKADVRIIGATNKNLKEEVSKGFFRHDLYYRFNVIQIKLPPLRERKGDIPILAKHFLKAAQEKYNTGPKELSKDAKEFISKYDWPGNVRELENTLKRASILSDGAAIERRHLHAEESNSYSIKDFLEDKLKKYLTDMSKLESCDLYSTVMSEVEKALISIGLKETKGNQLKTAKLLGINRNTLRSKIKEYKIK; encoded by the coding sequence ATGAAAAAAGAAGTAATTATAATTGATGACGATGAAAGCATCTCCTGGGTTATCGTAAAAGCCCTTGAACCGATCGGATACAAGATTATATCCCATACACGCCTGAATCCAGGGCTCAAGGCTGTAAAGGATGACCATCAGGTAGTGCTTCTTGACCTTATGCTTCCAGACGGAAACGGCCTGGATGGTCTGCGCCAGATTAAGGCAGCGCACCCTGACACAGCAGTAATCATGATAACAGCACACGGAAAAATGGAAAGCACCATAGATGCGATGAAAGAAGGCGCTTATGATTATATTGAAAAGCCCTTTGATATTGAGGAGCTTAAAATAGTCGTTGATAGGGCATTTAAAGACATTTATCTCAGGGAAGAACTCAAGGAATTAAAAGAAACTGCAGCAGAATCAGATGCGCTTAATATAATCGGAAGCAGTGAAAAAATGCTCAAGGTCTTTAAAGAGATCGGCAGGGTTGCAGCAAAAGACATTACTGTTCTTATCACAGGAGAAAGCGGAACAGGCAAAGAACTTGTTGCAAAGGCAATACACCACAACAGCCACAGGAATAAAGGTCCGTTCATTGCAATAAATTCTGCCTCAATGCCAAAAGACCTTATGGAGGCAGAACTTTTCGGATGGGAAAAAGGCGCTTTTACAGGCGCAAAAGATAAACATACAGGAAAGATTGAAGCAGCAGACAAAGGCACTCTATTTCTTGATGAGATATCAGAGCTTGATATAAATCTGCAGGCAAAGCTTCTGAGATTTCTTCAGGATCAGGAATTCAGCCCTTTGGGAAGCAATAAAGTCATAAAGGCTGATGTCAGAATAATCGGAGCAACAAACAAAAATCTTAAAGAAGAAGTAAGCAAGGGTTTTTTCAGACATGACCTTTATTACAGATTCAATGTAATACAGATAAAACTTCCGCCATTAAGAGAACGCAAAGGGGATATCCCGATTCTTGCAAAACATTTTCTTAAAGCAGCGCAGGAAAAGTACAACACAGGACCCAAAGAACTGTCAAAAGACGCAAAGGAGTTTATTTCAAAGTATGACTGGCCCGGAAATGTCAGAGAGTTGGAAAACACTTTGAAAAGGGCATCCATACTTTCTGACGGCGCAGCCATTGAAAGGCGCCATCTCCATGCAGAAGAAAGCAATTCCTATTCAATAAAAGATTTTCTTGAAGATAAACTTAAAAAATATCTGACTGACATGTCTAAGCTTGAGTCATGCGACCTCTATTCAACAGTAATGTCAGAAGTTGAAAAGGCGCTTATAAGCATCGGGCTTAAAGAGACAAAAGGCAACCAGCTTAAGACTGCAAAGCTTCTGGGAATCAACAGAAACACCCTTCGATCAAAAATAAAAGAATATAAGATCAAATAA